The Bosea beijingensis genome contains the following window.
GGCCCGAAGGCCGGCTCTTTTGCGTCGGAGCGATGCCGCTCAGTTCTTGCGGACGACCGGGCGAACCGGGATCGTCTCCATCGGGTTGTCCCAGCGATAGGTCAGCGCGGCCGACATGATGTGGACCTGCGGCTTCGCCTCCGCGGCGTAGATGACCGGCGCGGCCGGGCTGAACTGGGGATGGCCGGGGCCGTAGTTCACGCGTGCCTTGTTCACATGGATATAGGTGTAGCCGAGGTCGAGATTGATCTTCTCCGAGAACTTGTAGCTCAGACCGGCAGAGAGCCAGAGGCGGTCGTTGTCGGAGATATAGACCGTGCGGTTGGTGTCGTTGACCGCCGAGAGTTCGTAGCCGACACCGGCGCGCAGCGTCAGGTCGCGGTTGTACTTGTATTCGAGACCGGCAGCGAAATACCAGGAGTCGTCATAGACGAAGTTCAGGCTGTTGACCGGCAGGCCGGTGAGCTGGCTGACGATCGGGATACGGCGGAAGCGGCTCCAGTTCGTCCATTCGACGCCGAGATGAGCCTGCCACTGGTCGTTGATCTGCTGCGAGACGCCGAAGACGACAGAGTCGGGCAGATTCAGGTTCGCCCTGATCGGCAGCACGGCGTTGGGCAGCCAGAACTTGCCTTCGAGCGTCTGCCGGATCGAGGAGCGATAGGCGATACCGATATTGGTGCCCTGCCAAGGCGTGAGGTTCACACCGAAGCGATAGCCGAAATCGATGGTGTCGCCATCGAGGATCGCATTGCCGGCAGCGGCCGTCAGGCCGGTCGCCTGCTTCAGATTGGCCTTGAAATACTGGACCTGGAGCGCGGCACCGATCGAGATCCAGTCGTTGAGCTGGTAGCCGATGGTCGGCGAGACGTTGATCGAGCGCACCTTGGCCGAGCGGCCATAGGTCTGGGCAGCGTTATAGGTGTTGTCGGCCTTGGAGCGCAGGCCGAACGGCGCGCCGGTCGTCATACCGATCCAGAGCCGGTCGTTGAGCTGCCAGGCGGAGTAGGACGCGGGAATGAAGGCGCCATCGCCGCCGAGTTCGCCGGTGCCGAGCGGGCTGCCACCCAGCGCGGTGTTCGGCACCGTGACGCCCGGCGCAACCGAGACGCGCGTGCCCTGGGTCGGCGTGTATTCGCCCTGCGGCAGCAGATAGGTGAAGTTCCACTGGCTGTTGCGGCCGGGGAACATGGTGATGGTCGCCGGGTTCCAGGCCATCGAACCCATGCCGATGCCGCCAGCGGCAGCGCCGGCATAGGCCATGCCGAGACCCTCGGCGCTCTGGCCGCTGCGGATAGCGAAGGAGCTCGCCGAAGCCGCTCCAGCCGCGAGCAAGGCGGCGAGCGAGACGGTGGCGGCTGCGGCGGTACGAACAAGGCCCTTCATCGAATCCATCCCGGTTCTAGGTTCTTCGAGGCCAGACACCCCGCTTGATTCGAACCATGACCCGAGCCGTTTCCCGCCGCAATCCTGCTTCTGCCGCCCTGAAATCGCCGCAAGACATCCGCAATTCAGCCCGAGAGAGCCGGAAACTGCTCAAAATCACCGGTTTTCGGACATGCGTCGGCGAGATTGTTCAGAAAGATATCGTTTATATAAGAACTATTGTCGGTTTTCGCGCATTTCCGGCCCGCCCCGATCCCTTAGGCTACCCCAAGGTCAATCGTCGGTTTGGGAAGCCCCGTTGCATTCGGGCAACAATCCGGCCGCCTGCTCCTTGCGGATGTCCCATGCGCGATGATGGGCTTGTGTTTCCAGCCGGCATCCGATCAGAATCCCCTCACCCATTTAGATCGTTTGAAACGGGGGAAACACCTTGAAACTGCTCCGCTACGGCGCATCCGGCCAGGAGAAGCCGGCCCTTCTCGATGCCAAGGGCGGGTTGCGCGACCTGTCCGGCGTCATTCCCGACCTCGCCGGCAAGGCGCTGACCTCTGCCTCGCTCGCCAAGATCAAGGCGCTTTCGCCGGAATCGTTGCCGCTGGTGTCCGGTTCGCCGCGCATCGGCGCCTGCGTCGCGGATGTCCGCAACTTCATCGCCGTCGGCCTGAACTTCGCCGATCACGCCGCCGAGACCGGCGCCGAGATCCCGAAGGAGCCGATCCTGTTCAACAAGGCCCCGAACTGCATCGTCGGACCGAATGACGACGTGATCATCCCGAAAGGCTCGCAAAAGACCGACTGGGAAGTCGAGCTTGCGATCGTGATCGGCGACGGCGGCTCCTATATCCCGGAAGACAAGGCCATGGCGGCAATCGCCGGGTTCTGCGTCTGCAACGACGTCTCCGAGCGCGCCTTCCAGCAGGAGCGCGGCGGCCAGTGGGCCAAGGGCAAGGGCTGCCCGACCTTCGGGCCGCTCGGCCCCTGGCTCGTCACCACCGACGAGGTCAAGGACATCCAGAATCTCGGCATGTGGCTCGAGGTCGACGGCGAGCGCGTGCAGAACGGCTCGACCAAGACGATGATCTTCGGCGCGGCCTATCTGGTCCACTATATCAGCCAGTTCATGCGGCTCGATCCGGGCGACGTCATCACCACCGGAACGCCCCCTGGTGTCGGCCTCGGCTTCAAGCCGCCACGCTTCCTGAAGGGCGGCGAAGTCGTCACTCTCGGCATCGAGGGCCTCGGCGAGCAGAGGCAGAATTTCGTGCCCTACAAGGGCTGATCCGGAAGGGGCGCTGCGGCGCCCCTTTTCATGTCGGTGGAGTCATATACCGGCGCCGGGTCATACCGACACCCGGTGGGCGCTTCACCCGGCCACGAAGCCGATGCGGGGAACAAGGACGCCAACGCGAAAAGGCACTGCCGAAGCTGCTTGACCTAGCTTCGGCAGTGCAAGCGGATACTCGCCTGTGGCCTTGCAGCCTCGTTGCGGACCACCACCATGGCCTCGTCGGAAAATCCTGCCATCCCCCAAATGGGAGTTTCCCAGGCGTCATTCTGCCTCGCCACGGCCGGAAATGGCCGATGTTTCAGCCCGGTGATCGATTTTCCTCATGATTGCGAAGGGATTTCGCGCTTTTTCCCCTGCCGCATCAGCCTGGCCCGGCAGCGCTCTTCAACAAGCCCACCAGATCGGCCTGCCGGCGCGTGCCGGTCTTGGCGAGGATTCGCTTCAGGGTCGTGCGCGCGGTCGCCTCGGTGACGCCGAGACGCAGCGCCGCGTCCCGCGGCGGATGGCCGGCGGCGATGACCGCGGCCAGCCGCGCCTCGGCCGGGGTAAGATCGAACAGGCCTGCAATCAGGCCTGCATCCGGTCCCGCGCCCACAGTGACCGGCGTCGCGACGATGATGGCACCGGCGAAGGAGAAGATGTCACGTGCGCGTCCGCGCACCGGCGCGACATGCACGACCATCGGGTTCGCGCCGCGCCAGGCCGGAATCGGCACGGAGTGGATGGGCTGAGGCAGGTCCGTCCGCGAGAATCCCGCGATCACATTGGCCAGCATGTCGTCGGCCGGAGCATAGCTCAGGGCGAGGCGGGCGGTGCGATCGAGGAAGACGCTCGGAGTCAGATCCTGGAACAGTGTGTTGGCGTCGAGCACATGGCCCCGCAGGCCGAGAACCGCAGCCGGCAGACCCATCAGTTCGAGCGCCTGAGATGCGGCGCGGGCGCGCTCCATCGCAAGGCGGCGCCCGAGCAGCCCGGCCCGGGCGAAATGCGGACGCAAACGGTCCAGCGCCGCAATGGCCTGGCCATCGACGGTGCCCTCCGCGAACGAACGCTCGCAATGGACGATCGTGGTGTCGCCGGTGGGCGCCGTAATCACCGTGGCCACCCCGGAACCGTATCCGGCCGGGATCAGGATGTCCTGATAGACCGGCTCATGCGCGATCTCGTCACGGCTGAAGACATCTTCGTCGGTGATGAAGCCGAGCCGGCCGTG
Protein-coding sequences here:
- a CDS encoding fumarylacetoacetate hydrolase family protein gives rise to the protein MKLLRYGASGQEKPALLDAKGGLRDLSGVIPDLAGKALTSASLAKIKALSPESLPLVSGSPRIGACVADVRNFIAVGLNFADHAAETGAEIPKEPILFNKAPNCIVGPNDDVIIPKGSQKTDWEVELAIVIGDGGSYIPEDKAMAAIAGFCVCNDVSERAFQQERGGQWAKGKGCPTFGPLGPWLVTTDEVKDIQNLGMWLEVDGERVQNGSTKTMIFGAAYLVHYISQFMRLDPGDVITTGTPPGVGLGFKPPRFLKGGEVVTLGIEGLGEQRQNFVPYKG
- a CDS encoding OmpP1/FadL family transporter: MKGLVRTAAAATVSLAALLAAGAASASSFAIRSGQSAEGLGMAYAGAAAGGIGMGSMAWNPATITMFPGRNSQWNFTYLLPQGEYTPTQGTRVSVAPGVTVPNTALGGSPLGTGELGGDGAFIPASYSAWQLNDRLWIGMTTGAPFGLRSKADNTYNAAQTYGRSAKVRSINVSPTIGYQLNDWISIGAALQVQYFKANLKQATGLTAAAGNAILDGDTIDFGYRFGVNLTPWQGTNIGIAYRSSIRQTLEGKFWLPNAVLPIRANLNLPDSVVFGVSQQINDQWQAHLGVEWTNWSRFRRIPIVSQLTGLPVNSLNFVYDDSWYFAAGLEYKYNRDLTLRAGVGYELSAVNDTNRTVYISDNDRLWLSAGLSYKFSEKINLDLGYTYIHVNKARVNYGPGHPQFSPAAPVIYAAEAKPQVHIMSAALTYRWDNPMETIPVRPVVRKN
- a CDS encoding helix-turn-helix transcriptional regulator, producing the protein MTGSEFENALIDGIYEAAIVPESWPAVLRDTARIASCREALLGTVLHDEARLIGSTPEFTDGYEEVLRRIPFAVNERAQRLLAHGRLGFITDEDVFSRDEIAHEPVYQDILIPAGYGSGVATVITAPTGDTTIVHCERSFAEGTVDGQAIAALDRLRPHFARAGLLGRRLAMERARAASQALELMGLPAAVLGLRGHVLDANTLFQDLTPSVFLDRTARLALSYAPADDMLANVIAGFSRTDLPQPIHSVPIPAWRGANPMVVHVAPVRGRARDIFSFAGAIIVATPVTVGAGPDAGLIAGLFDLTPAEARLAAVIAAGHPPRDAALRLGVTEATARTTLKRILAKTGTRRQADLVGLLKSAAGPG